One stretch of Rhinolophus ferrumequinum isolate MPI-CBG mRhiFer1 chromosome 3, mRhiFer1_v1.p, whole genome shotgun sequence DNA includes these proteins:
- the LOC117020605 gene encoding vascular non-inflammatory molecule 2-like: protein MSTFSFQTSVAVFTLMTLHVSALDTFIAAVYEHAVILPNKTETPVSQDDALLLMNKNLDILESAIKQAAEQDAQIIVTPEDALYGWKFTRETIFPYLEDIPDPQTTWIPCEDPHRFGHTPIQARLSCLAKNNSIYVLANIGDKKPCNSSDSTCPANGYYQYNTNVVYNKKGKLVARYHKYHLYSEPQFDVPEKPELVTFDTPFGRFGMFTCFDILFHDPAVTLVEDFHVDTIVFPTAWMNVLPLLTAIEFHSAWAMGMGVNLLVANIHHVHLNMTGSGIYAPHSPKVYHYDMKTGLGKILLSEVDSHPRNSSAYPIAVNWSAYATAIKPFPVQKNTFRGFISKDMFNFTELFEKSGNLTVCQKDLCCHLSYRMLKKEENEVYVLGAFTGLHGRRRREYWQVCTMLKCKTTNLITCGQPVETALTRFDVFSLSGTFGTEYVFPEVLLNRIQLSPGKFAVLNDGRLVNKNGLSEPILTVSLFGRWYTKDSHSISGSTSNLATTYLLMSTLLMITLQNIMMV from the exons ATGAGCACTTTCTCCTTTCAAACCTCTGTGGCAGTTTTTACCCTGATGACCCTACATGTCAGTGCCCTGGATACATTTATAGCTGCAGTATATGAACATGCAGTCATATtgccaaataaaacagaaacacctGTTTCTCAAGACGATGCCTTGCTCCTTATGAACAAGAATCTAGATATTCTAGAGAGCGCCATTAAGCAGGCAGCTGAGCAg GATGCTCAAATCATTGTGACTCCAGAAGATGCACTTTATGGATGGAAATTTACAAGGGAAACCATTTTCCCTTATCTGGAGGACATCCCAGACCCTCAGACGACCTGGATTCCATGTGAAGACCCCCACAG ATTTGGTCACACACCAATACAAGCAAGACTCAGCTGCCTGGCCAAGAACAACTCTATCTATGTCTTGGCAAATATTGGGGACAAAAAGCCATGTAATTCCTCTGACTCCACGTGTCCTGctaatggctattatcaatacaATACCAACGTGGtatataataaaaagggaaaactgGTGGCACGGTACCATAAG TACCACCTctattctgagcctcagtttgatGTCCCTGAAAAGCCAGAGTTGGTGACTTTCGACACCCCCTTTGGAAGGTTTGGCATGTTCACGTGCTTTGATATACTCTTCCACGATCCTGCTGTGACCCTGGTGGAGGATTTCCACGTGGACACCATAGTGTTTCCCACAGCTTGGATGAATGTTTTGCCTCTTTTGACAGCTATTGAATTCCACTCAGCCTGGGCTATGGGCATGGGAGTTAATCTTCTTGTGGCCAATATCCATCATGTCCACCTAAATATGACAG GCAGTGGAATTTATGCACCACACTCTCCCAAAGTGTACCATTATGATATGAAAACAGGATTGGGAAAGATCCTCCTTTCAGAAGTGGATTCCCATCCTCGAAACTCTTCTGCCTACCCAATAGCCGTGAATTGGAGTGCCTACGCCACAGCCATCAAACCATTCCCAGTACAGAAAAATACTTTCAGGGGATTTATTTCCAAGGATATGTTCAACTTCACAGAACTTTTTGAAAAGTCTGGAAACCTTACAGTCTGTCAAAAAGATCTCTGCTGTCATTTAAGCTatagaatgttaaaaaaagaagagaatgaagtgTATGTGCTAGGAGCTTTTACAGGACTTCACGGCCGAAGGAGAAGGGAGTACTGGCAG GTATGCACAATGCTGAAATGCAAAACAACTAATTTGATAACTTGTGGACAGCCAGTAGAAACTGCTTTGACAAGATTTGACGTATTCTCCCTAAGTGGCACATTTGGAACGGAGTATGTTTTTCCTGAAGTGCTACTTAATAGAATTCAACTGTCACCTGGAAAATTTGCG GTACTAAACGATGGGCGTTTGGTAAACAAGAATGGATTATCCGAGCCTATCCTAACAGTGTCTCTCTTTGGGAGATGGTATACTAAGGACTCACATTCCATCTCAGGAAGTACCAGCAATTTGGCAACAACTTACCTGCTAATGTCCACTTTATTAATGATAACTTTGCAAAATATTATGATGGTGTAG